A section of the Spirosoma pollinicola genome encodes:
- a CDS encoding FtsW/RodA/SpoVE family cell cycle protein: MFLRDWIRTHLKGDRQIWWIVLYLSIMSVLVVYSATGTKAFRELDGNTEVFLLKHGSLLLIGLACTYFAHKINYVYYARLSKFGLWLSIPLLLWAFFKGSTLNDASRWVTIPIINQTFQPSDLAKLALISNLAAMLAKRQRFMSDPIVLFNLILWIGVICSLIILSNTSTALLLGATCFLLMYIGRVPVRYLVYMIAVCVVFGGIALAAGQRFGTASNRVKNFMSSDTIFYQVEQSYIALANGGVTGQGPGNSHQRNTLPNPFSDFIYAIIVEEYGLLFGGIPVVLAYIWFLWRGMKTLQKATRPFGGLLSAGLTFSIVFQAFASICVAIGLAPVTGQPLPLLSMGGTSLIFTGLAIGIVLSVSRDEADESKI; the protein is encoded by the coding sequence ATGTTTCTTCGCGACTGGATTCGTACACATCTCAAAGGTGACCGCCAAATCTGGTGGATCGTTCTTTACCTATCCATTATGAGTGTGCTGGTCGTTTATAGTGCGACCGGCACAAAGGCTTTCCGGGAGCTTGATGGAAATACCGAAGTCTTCCTGCTCAAACATGGGTCTCTTCTGCTCATTGGTCTGGCCTGCACTTACTTCGCTCACAAGATCAATTATGTTTATTATGCCCGGCTGTCGAAGTTTGGTCTATGGCTTTCTATACCCTTATTGCTATGGGCGTTTTTTAAAGGGTCAACTCTTAACGATGCTTCACGCTGGGTAACGATCCCGATTATTAACCAAACGTTTCAGCCGTCCGATTTGGCTAAACTGGCTCTCATTTCCAATCTAGCCGCCATGCTGGCCAAGCGGCAACGATTCATGAGCGACCCCATTGTCTTGTTCAATCTGATTCTGTGGATTGGCGTCATTTGCTCGCTCATTATCCTGTCAAACACCTCAACAGCACTACTACTGGGAGCAACCTGCTTTTTACTGATGTACATTGGCCGGGTTCCGGTACGCTATCTGGTTTATATGATTGCCGTTTGCGTGGTGTTTGGTGGCATAGCCTTAGCGGCAGGGCAACGCTTCGGTACAGCCTCTAACCGGGTTAAAAACTTCATGAGTTCCGACACGATCTTCTACCAAGTCGAGCAATCCTATATCGCACTGGCAAATGGTGGAGTGACTGGTCAGGGGCCGGGTAATAGTCACCAGCGGAACACCCTTCCGAACCCATTTTCTGATTTCATTTATGCCATTATCGTTGAAGAGTACGGTCTATTGTTCGGGGGCATTCCGGTCGTGCTGGCTTACATCTGGTTTTTGTGGCGAGGCATGAAAACCCTCCAAAAGGCTACCCGCCCTTTTGGAGGACTGCTATCGGCGGGTTTAACGTTTAGCATTGTCTTTCAGGCTTTTGCCAGTATTTGTGTAGCTATTGGTCTGGCTCCCGTAACGGGTCAGCCGCTGCCTCTACTAAGCATGGGGGGAACATCGCTCATATTTACAGGATTGGCAATCGGCATTGTATTGAGTGTTAGTCGGGATGAAGCCGACGAAAGCAAGATATAA
- the tsf gene encoding translation elongation factor Ts: MAITAADVNKLRQETGAGMMDCKKALTEADGDFEKAKEILRKQGQKIADKRADNATAEGIVLAHVSPDGKSGKVIALACETEPVSKVADFQNLAMTVLSTAVATEAMDKAALLATPQADGRSLQDHITDLMGKIGEKVDVASFETVSADKVVSYIHSNGKLGVLVGLMNTNDTDVTEVGKDIAMQIAAMKPVALDKDGVDATIVQREIEIGKEQARQEGKPEAMLEKIAMGKLNKFYKDNTLLNQEFVKDNSVTIAQLLEKTSKGLTVNSFKRVSIG, translated from the coding sequence ATGGCAATTACCGCTGCTGACGTAAATAAACTTCGGCAAGAGACCGGAGCCGGCATGATGGACTGTAAAAAAGCCCTCACCGAAGCCGATGGCGACTTTGAAAAAGCAAAAGAGATTCTGCGCAAGCAGGGTCAGAAGATAGCAGACAAACGGGCTGACAACGCAACGGCCGAAGGTATTGTTCTGGCCCACGTTAGTCCCGATGGCAAGAGTGGTAAAGTAATCGCATTAGCCTGCGAAACCGAGCCTGTTTCGAAAGTTGCCGATTTCCAAAACCTGGCGATGACCGTATTAAGCACTGCCGTTGCTACTGAAGCTATGGACAAAGCGGCTCTGTTAGCGACTCCTCAGGCTGATGGTCGTTCACTTCAGGATCACATCACAGATCTGATGGGCAAAATTGGTGAGAAAGTTGACGTAGCTTCGTTTGAAACAGTATCTGCTGATAAAGTCGTATCGTACATTCACTCGAATGGTAAATTGGGCGTATTAGTTGGCCTGATGAACACAAATGATACCGACGTAACTGAAGTAGGCAAAGACATCGCCATGCAAATTGCTGCTATGAAGCCAGTTGCTTTGGACAAAGATGGTGTTGACGCTACGATTGTACAACGCGAAATCGAAATCGGAAAAGAACAGGCCCGTCAGGAAGGCAAGCCTGAAGCCATGCTCGAAAAAATAGCAATGGGCAAGCTTAACAAGTTTTATAAAGACAACACCTTGTTGAATCAGGAATTTGTGAAAGACAACTCAGTAACTATTGCCCAGTTGTTGGAAAAAACCAGCAAAGGATTAACCGTAAACTCGTTTAAGCGGGTGTCTATAGGTTAA
- a CDS encoding cell division protein FtsQ/DivIB: MFSTFKSSKKWLLTMGGIFSLLGLIAFTEIRHGQKHVREVIIRLDQVDGHRFLTRRDVMGYLTNEGADPVIGEDFEEIDLRKLEKRLQKHGLVKKCQVFRDLTGSLLVVIEQPRPLARLMPPGDGIRNVSGQYVSEEGRFFPVSMNYSARVPILTGNYFATNRSLTNNRNRLLLDLLKRIHDDPFWRAQITELSVDERGEITMWPEMGNHKIEFGLPTELDEKFKKLKLVYTDVLPAKGWDHYSRVNVQYRNQIVCE, translated from the coding sequence ATGTTTTCTACCTTTAAATCATCCAAAAAGTGGTTACTCACAATGGGCGGTATTTTTAGTCTGTTGGGTTTGATTGCTTTTACCGAAATTCGGCACGGGCAGAAGCACGTGCGGGAAGTGATCATTCGGTTGGATCAAGTTGATGGACATCGTTTTCTGACTCGTCGGGATGTGATGGGGTATCTGACTAATGAAGGAGCTGATCCTGTAATTGGTGAAGATTTCGAAGAAATTGATTTACGAAAACTAGAAAAAAGGCTACAAAAACATGGCTTAGTAAAAAAATGTCAAGTTTTTCGTGACTTAACAGGTAGCTTACTCGTCGTGATTGAACAGCCTCGTCCACTAGCTCGCCTAATGCCTCCCGGTGACGGCATTAGAAATGTTTCAGGACAGTATGTAAGTGAAGAGGGTCGTTTTTTCCCAGTATCGATGAATTACTCGGCCCGCGTACCCATTTTAACAGGCAATTATTTTGCCACAAATCGTTCGCTGACCAATAATCGCAACCGGTTATTGCTGGATTTATTGAAAAGAATTCACGATGATCCGTTTTGGCGGGCACAAATTACCGAGTTGTCGGTAGATGAGCGGGGCGAAATAACGATGTGGCCAGAGATGGGTAATCACAAAATTGAGTTCGGTTTACCTACAGAATTGGATGAAAAATTTAAGAAATTGAAACTTGTTTATACAGACGTGCTGCCGGCAAAAGGCTGGGATCACTACAGTCGGGTAAACGTTCAGTATCGAAACCAAATAGTTTGCGAATGA
- the murG gene encoding undecaprenyldiphospho-muramoylpentapeptide beta-N-acetylglucosaminyltransferase has product MKVIISGGGTGGHIYPAIAIANELKAIDPATEILFVGAEGKMEMEKVPRAGYTILGLPVVGIKRELTLSNLAFPFKLGRSLIRAQQIVRDFQPDAAIGVGGYASGPLLLAASLKGVPTLIQEQNSYAGLTNKVLARWAKRICVAYPGMDAFFSADKIKMTGNPVRSDIQSANQQVDAGRAFFSLESTRSTLLIIGGSQGARTINESIEGGLQRFVDAGIQVIWQTGPAFIERARTAIAKTGSALIKAYDFIYDMDKAYAVADSVVSRAGALSVSELCLVGRPAILVPLPTAAEDHQTKNAMSLVDHQAALLVNDRTAREDLVTAALNLLADPAQQLKLSQQIKTLAKPNAARDIANEVIKLTK; this is encoded by the coding sequence ATGAAAGTAATTATTAGTGGGGGTGGTACGGGTGGACATATTTATCCAGCTATTGCCATTGCCAATGAACTCAAAGCCATTGATCCAGCAACGGAGATTCTGTTTGTTGGCGCCGAGGGTAAGATGGAAATGGAGAAGGTGCCCCGTGCCGGCTATACTATTTTGGGGCTGCCGGTTGTTGGTATTAAACGCGAACTGACGTTATCGAATTTGGCCTTTCCGTTCAAATTAGGCCGTAGCCTGATTCGGGCGCAACAAATCGTTCGAGATTTTCAACCCGATGCAGCCATAGGCGTGGGCGGTTATGCCAGTGGCCCGCTCCTGCTGGCTGCTTCGCTGAAAGGCGTCCCCACACTGATTCAGGAACAGAATTCCTACGCCGGTCTGACAAACAAAGTGCTGGCCCGCTGGGCAAAACGCATTTGTGTAGCCTACCCCGGAATGGATGCGTTTTTTTCGGCAGATAAGATCAAGATGACGGGAAACCCTGTTCGCAGCGATATTCAGTCTGCCAACCAGCAAGTAGATGCCGGGCGCGCCTTTTTCAGTCTGGAAAGCACGCGATCAACACTCCTCATTATTGGTGGGAGCCAAGGAGCCCGAACCATAAACGAGAGCATAGAAGGTGGCTTACAACGATTCGTCGATGCCGGTATTCAGGTGATCTGGCAAACGGGGCCTGCCTTTATCGAACGGGCACGTACAGCCATTGCAAAAACAGGGTCAGCACTGATCAAAGCCTACGATTTTATTTACGATATGGACAAAGCCTACGCCGTTGCCGATTCTGTCGTGTCGCGGGCGGGGGCCTTATCGGTGTCAGAATTATGTTTGGTAGGGCGTCCGGCCATTTTAGTACCTTTGCCAACAGCCGCCGAAGACCATCAAACAAAAAACGCGATGAGTTTGGTGGATCATCAGGCAGCGTTGCTTGTCAATGACCGAACCGCCCGCGAAGATCTTGTAACGGCAGCCCTGAACTTGCTGGCGGATCCAGCTCAGCAATTGAAACTGAGCCAGCAAATAAAAACGCTGGCCAAACCAAACGCGGCCCGTGATATTGCCAACGAAGTAATTAAATTAACAAAATGA
- the murC gene encoding UDP-N-acetylmuramate--L-alanine ligase, with product MTLDQFKYIYFLGIGGIGMSALARWFQVNGYAVAGYDKTPTALTDALQAEGMIIHFTDDIDQIPADFRKNPTETLVIYTPAVPKDHSEFIYLTEQNFILQKRSQVLGLLAGQMTTIGVAGTHGKTTTSSMVAHILRDAGVNCAAFLGGITNNYGTNFLLNQPADDLKSVVCVVEADEFDRSFLTLFPRYAIVTSTDADHLDIYGAHDAVLESFSKFVSQIESDGVLFMKQGLSLVDKTKAIVRLYSLKEGDYHSQNLRIENATFIFDLVHPNGIITDIHLIVPGFHNVENAVAAGAVALEVGVSPEAIRSALNSYRGVRRRFEYIIKTENTVFIDDYAHHPAEVQAFLLSVKALYPDRELTAVFQPHLFSRTRDFAEGFAESLSLADHVILLDIYPARELPMEGVTSDLIFHDVHSKTKKKCTKAELLDVVREVKPSLLVTIGAGDIDQLLVPLKNALIDQ from the coding sequence ATGACACTAGATCAATTTAAATACATTTATTTTCTTGGCATCGGCGGTATCGGTATGAGTGCGCTGGCTCGCTGGTTTCAGGTCAATGGCTATGCTGTAGCCGGGTACGACAAGACGCCCACGGCCCTGACGGATGCTCTTCAGGCAGAAGGGATGATCATTCACTTTACCGACGATATTGATCAGATTCCAGCTGACTTTCGAAAAAACCCCACAGAAACGCTTGTGATTTATACACCTGCCGTTCCGAAAGATCATTCAGAGTTCATTTATTTGACCGAACAAAATTTTATTTTGCAGAAACGCTCGCAGGTGCTTGGGTTACTGGCTGGTCAAATGACGACGATTGGCGTTGCCGGTACGCATGGTAAAACCACTACATCGTCGATGGTAGCGCATATTCTGCGCGATGCGGGCGTTAACTGCGCAGCTTTTCTGGGTGGAATCACCAATAACTACGGCACTAATTTCCTGCTCAACCAACCTGCCGACGACTTGAAATCTGTTGTATGCGTCGTTGAAGCCGATGAATTTGACCGCTCTTTCCTGACGCTGTTTCCAAGATATGCCATCGTCACCTCAACTGATGCTGACCACCTGGATATCTATGGAGCCCATGATGCTGTCCTTGAATCATTTAGCAAATTCGTCAGTCAAATCGAGTCAGACGGGGTATTGTTCATGAAACAGGGTTTATCCCTTGTCGATAAAACAAAAGCCATCGTTCGGCTGTATTCATTAAAGGAGGGAGATTATCACAGCCAGAATTTACGGATCGAAAACGCGACATTTATTTTTGACCTGGTTCATCCGAACGGCATTATTACCGATATTCACCTGATTGTCCCAGGTTTCCATAATGTTGAAAACGCAGTAGCGGCTGGGGCAGTTGCCTTGGAAGTAGGCGTGTCGCCAGAAGCAATCCGGTCAGCGTTGAACAGTTATCGGGGCGTTCGCAGACGATTTGAGTACATAATAAAAACAGAGAATACTGTTTTTATTGATGATTATGCACATCACCCGGCCGAAGTGCAGGCATTTTTGTTGTCTGTAAAAGCCCTTTATCCAGATCGTGAGCTAACAGCCGTATTTCAGCCACACTTGTTCAGCCGTACTCGCGATTTTGCCGAAGGTTTTGCAGAAAGTTTATCCCTGGCTGACCATGTTATCCTTTTGGATATTTATCCAGCCCGTGAATTACCCATGGAAGGTGTTACGTCTGACTTGATTTTTCACGACGTACACTCGAAAACAAAGAAAAAATGCACCAAAGCTGAATTGCTGGACGTTGTGCGAGAAGTAAAGCCATCACTACTTGTCACCATTGGGGCGGGAGATATTGACCAATTGCTTGTACCTTTAAAAAATGCACTTATAGACCAATAG
- a CDS encoding DUF3078 domain-containing protein: MKTALYVLTILIGLKQAIAQDSTRTTTNFKDTISVRIDTSYWQRSFSGGVNFNQASFSNWSGGGVNSIAIGGVITARSLYEKDKASWDNTADLQLGYVTQLGNTRKAADQIMIISVLGHKVAPKWDLFVSGTFNTFFAAGYRYDKLPTDQTSLKVSNFFAPAQLTLSAGVAYKPNDWFALRISPLAPRFTFLADQSVRVRQDAVTGNYVPDPTQKAYGVDPGKSLRLEWLAFQLQAALNRNLSENVSLNMRYQLFTQYAQLDNINHRLDLTLTAKVNRYLNTTLGLIALYNKDFSSSLQIQQTLAIGLSYNLSSFRKK, translated from the coding sequence ATGAAAACGGCCCTATACGTACTGACAATTCTGATAGGCTTAAAGCAGGCTATAGCACAAGATTCAACCAGAACAACAACCAATTTCAAGGATACTATATCAGTAAGAATTGACACGTCTTATTGGCAAAGGTCGTTTAGTGGCGGGGTCAATTTCAACCAGGCGTCGTTTAGTAACTGGTCGGGTGGCGGTGTCAATTCCATTGCTATTGGTGGTGTTATTACGGCTCGCTCCTTGTATGAGAAAGACAAAGCCTCTTGGGATAATACCGCCGATCTTCAGTTAGGCTATGTCACTCAGTTAGGCAACACGCGTAAAGCTGCCGACCAGATCATGATCATTTCTGTTTTGGGTCATAAAGTAGCACCCAAATGGGATTTGTTCGTTTCTGGAACATTCAACACTTTTTTCGCTGCCGGCTATCGCTACGATAAGTTGCCAACTGACCAAACCAGTCTGAAAGTATCCAATTTTTTCGCACCTGCTCAACTCACGCTTTCGGCTGGCGTCGCATACAAACCTAATGACTGGTTTGCCCTGCGCATAAGCCCTCTTGCTCCTCGCTTCACGTTCCTGGCCGACCAGAGTGTGCGGGTACGTCAGGATGCCGTAACTGGTAATTATGTACCTGACCCAACTCAAAAAGCCTACGGGGTAGATCCGGGAAAAAGCCTTCGTCTGGAGTGGCTGGCGTTTCAATTACAAGCGGCCCTGAACCGGAATTTAAGCGAAAACGTGTCCCTGAACATGCGTTATCAACTATTTACACAATACGCTCAACTGGACAATATTAACCACCGGCTCGACCTAACTCTGACCGCTAAAGTCAACCGGTACCTCAATACGACGCTGGGCCTGATTGCGCTTTATAACAAAGACTTTAGTTCGTCGCTACAAATCCAGCAAACGCTCGCAATTGGGCTCTCCTACAACTTAAGCTCATTTAGAAAGAAATAG
- a CDS encoding mechanosensitive ion channel family protein — translation MKKLPNLAEILQNTFQTLIDQFIEFVPRIMGAIVILLIGIGVAKLTAFIVHRILDKVGFDKVGDRLNEISIIKQLKTEIKLSSIISKVLYYFILLVFITAATETLGVAAITEMVSSLVNFIPKLIAAAIMLQVGVLLADTLREAVVSICKSFNIESGRLLSMIVFSFFITVTIISALGQAGINTELLESSFNLIIGGVIFAFAVGYGFASRDLMANILSSFYTKNKYKEGRTIQIDEVKGEILKIDSLSLTLRTGDTTTVVPLQSLQTKTVEIFQPID, via the coding sequence ATGAAAAAGCTCCCTAATTTGGCCGAAATTTTACAAAATACATTTCAAACCCTTATTGACCAATTCATTGAATTTGTTCCCCGGATTATGGGAGCAATCGTTATTCTGTTAATTGGAATTGGCGTAGCTAAACTAACGGCATTCATCGTTCACCGAATTTTGGACAAAGTAGGGTTTGATAAAGTTGGTGACCGGCTCAATGAAATAAGTATTATCAAACAGCTTAAGACCGAAATTAAGCTAAGCAGCATCATTTCCAAGGTTCTTTATTACTTCATTCTGCTGGTTTTCATAACTGCCGCTACAGAAACACTAGGCGTAGCAGCAATCACCGAAATGGTGTCCTCTCTGGTAAATTTCATTCCCAAACTGATTGCAGCGGCCATTATGCTACAAGTGGGCGTTTTATTAGCCGATACCCTACGGGAAGCCGTAGTAAGTATTTGCAAATCATTCAATATTGAGTCAGGGCGTCTGCTTAGTATGATAGTTTTTAGCTTCTTTATTACAGTTACAATCATTAGTGCTCTCGGGCAGGCAGGCATAAATACAGAGTTGCTTGAATCAAGTTTCAATCTCATTATTGGTGGGGTCATCTTCGCCTTTGCCGTTGGGTATGGCTTTGCTTCCCGTGACTTGATGGCAAATATTTTATCGTCTTTTTACACAAAGAATAAATACAAAGAAGGTCGGACTATTCAAATAGATGAGGTGAAAGGTGAAATTCTGAAAATCGACTCTTTGTCATTAACCCTCCGTACCGGCGATACAACAACCGTCGTTCCATTACAATCGCTACAAACTAAAACGGTGGAAATTTTCCAGCCTATTGACTAA
- a CDS encoding RNA polymerase sigma factor, translating into MEHISDEDLVRLYVETQKNIYFERLYERYSDKVYRKCLSFTKDPVRAEDLTHDIFLKLVVKLSSFREQAKFSTWLYSITYNYCTDQLRSHNLRREVYMDDGWERLDVGTDDGLAEMAEMEATQMERALHQLPPDEQTILLMKYQDDISIRDIANISGLTESAVKMRLKRSRDKLRKHYLEGAVFWLLVALKAALSIRWPFR; encoded by the coding sequence ATGGAGCATATTTCAGACGAGGATTTAGTTCGCTTATACGTAGAAACCCAAAAGAACATCTATTTTGAGCGATTGTACGAGCGTTACAGTGACAAAGTCTATCGGAAGTGCCTGTCGTTTACCAAAGATCCCGTTCGTGCAGAGGATTTAACACACGACATTTTTTTAAAATTGGTTGTTAAACTCAGCAGTTTTCGAGAGCAGGCTAAATTCTCTACCTGGTTGTATTCTATTACCTACAATTACTGTACCGATCAGTTAAGGTCACATAATTTACGGCGGGAAGTTTACATGGATGATGGTTGGGAGCGTCTGGATGTTGGTACAGATGACGGATTGGCCGAAATGGCTGAAATGGAAGCGACCCAGATGGAACGGGCCCTTCATCAACTCCCACCTGATGAACAAACTATCCTTCTTATGAAGTATCAGGATGATATAAGTATCCGGGATATTGCAAACATCAGCGGCTTGACAGAGAGTGCAGTTAAAATGAGGCTCAAACGATCAAGAGATAAACTGCGCAAGCACTACCTGGAAGGAGCCGTATTCTGGCTACTCGTAGCTCTTAAAGCGGCTCTGTCGATTCGTTGGCCCTTTCGTTAA
- the murD gene encoding UDP-N-acetylmuramoyl-L-alanine--D-glutamate ligase: MSVQKLVILGGGESGVGAALLAQAKGFEVFLSDKGALKEEYRTTLQTAGIPFEEGQHTEERILAATQVVKSPGIPATVPLVQKLRAQGTPVISEIEFAARYTNAKLIGITGSNGKTTTTLLIYHLLKTAGLNVGLAGNIGDSFAEQVITDTFDYFVLELSSFQLDDMYETHLDIMVLLNITPDHLDRYNYTFQNYVESKFRILQNARPEDDFIYFMESQPILDELAKRQPNIHQLPISLQTTPATGGYLSNDQLVSQNKNRSFGIAQSDTPLRGPHNAINMLAAILAAQSVGIDNKSVEDGLKTFQNAAHRLEPAGSINGIQFINDSKATNVDSVFYALSSMDAPTIWIAGGLDKGNDYSQLDELVSRKIKALICLGIDNHKLVDYFGSKISSIYETQDVADAIAKGLEWGQPGDVVLLSPACASFDLFKNYEDRGNQFKAAVQKVKNAG, encoded by the coding sequence ATGTCAGTTCAGAAATTAGTCATTCTTGGTGGGGGCGAAAGTGGAGTCGGTGCAGCTTTACTGGCACAGGCAAAGGGTTTCGAGGTCTTTTTATCTGATAAAGGAGCCCTCAAGGAAGAGTATAGAACTACACTTCAGACAGCGGGTATTCCATTCGAAGAAGGTCAACATACCGAAGAGCGCATTTTAGCGGCTACCCAAGTCGTCAAAAGCCCTGGCATTCCGGCAACAGTTCCACTGGTGCAAAAACTACGGGCTCAAGGCACACCTGTTATATCGGAAATTGAGTTTGCAGCACGTTATACGAATGCGAAACTGATTGGTATAACCGGCAGTAATGGCAAAACAACGACCACGCTTCTGATTTACCATCTCCTCAAAACAGCAGGACTGAATGTTGGGCTGGCGGGCAATATTGGCGATAGCTTCGCGGAACAAGTTATTACCGATACCTTCGACTACTTCGTACTGGAGCTGAGCAGCTTTCAGCTGGACGATATGTATGAAACGCATCTCGACATAATGGTGCTGCTCAATATCACCCCCGATCACCTGGATCGTTACAACTATACTTTTCAGAATTACGTAGAATCGAAATTCAGGATTTTACAGAACGCCCGGCCTGAAGATGACTTTATCTACTTCATGGAAAGTCAACCCATTCTGGATGAGTTGGCAAAGCGGCAACCAAACATACACCAACTCCCCATTTCATTACAAACAACCCCTGCAACTGGCGGCTATTTATCTAACGACCAATTAGTTAGTCAAAATAAAAATCGTTCGTTCGGTATAGCACAAAGCGACACTCCCTTACGAGGACCGCACAATGCCATAAACATGCTGGCGGCTATTCTGGCGGCACAATCGGTAGGTATCGATAATAAGTCTGTTGAAGATGGGCTGAAAACTTTCCAGAATGCAGCTCACCGGCTCGAACCCGCTGGAAGCATTAATGGGATTCAGTTTATTAATGACTCGAAAGCAACCAATGTTGACTCGGTTTTTTATGCCCTGTCGAGTATGGACGCGCCCACGATCTGGATAGCCGGTGGCCTGGACAAAGGAAATGATTACAGTCAGTTGGATGAGCTGGTGAGCCGGAAAATAAAAGCGCTGATTTGTTTAGGGATAGACAACCATAAATTAGTAGATTACTTCGGCAGTAAAATTTCATCTATTTACGAAACTCAGGATGTGGCAGACGCCATCGCGAAAGGACTCGAATGGGGGCAGCCCGGCGATGTTGTCCTATTATCGCCCGCCTGTGCAAGCTTTGATCTATTTAAAAATTACGAAGATCGGGGTAATCAGTTTAAAGCAGCCGTTCAAAAAGTGAAGAATGCAGGGTGA
- the mscL gene encoding large conductance mechanosensitive channel protein MscL, with amino-acid sequence MLSEFRTFIAQGNVLDLAVGVIIGAAFGKIITSFVDDIVNPILGLVMGGTDLSQLKIVLKEAVGTVPEVAIRYGNFLNTFMQFLLIAWVIFMIIKVANKTRLSSSLVPQE; translated from the coding sequence ATGTTAAGCGAATTTCGGACATTTATTGCCCAGGGAAACGTACTCGATTTAGCTGTTGGTGTCATCATTGGCGCAGCTTTCGGTAAAATTATTACCTCTTTTGTTGATGATATCGTCAACCCAATATTGGGTTTAGTTATGGGCGGTACTGATCTCAGTCAACTGAAAATTGTGCTGAAAGAAGCTGTCGGCACAGTACCCGAAGTTGCTATTCGTTATGGTAATTTCCTGAACACGTTTATGCAGTTCCTGCTCATTGCCTGGGTTATCTTTATGATCATCAAAGTGGCCAACAAGACGCGCCTATCCAGTTCATTGGTGCCTCAAGAATAA